A genomic stretch from Malus domestica chromosome 15, GDT2T_hap1 includes:
- the LOC103441854 gene encoding class V chitinase CHIT5a-like: MATPKLMPFFILVVFHTMLSSSSGSNSDLFYPSAKGIRAAYFPSFNSFSPSSIDTQYFTHIYYAFLVPEPTTYKLNVTEFDQARIPEFIRALRTKKPAVTTLLSIGGGGSNSTTFALMASTQATREAFIRSTIQVARKYGFQGLDLDWEFPEDAVEMSNLGLLFEQWRKALDNEARVTGKPRLLLTAAVYYAWKFTVYGGPRSYPAAAITKYLDWASPMCFDYHGSWDDFTGMNAALYDSKSNISTHYGIGSWIEAGVPPKKLVMGLPLYGKTWTLKDPKVNGIGAPASGVGPGDGILVYRQIVDFNSRTNATVVFDVESASYYSLSGSTWVGYDGVRSANVKVRFAKSLGLGGYFFWALGQDNGWDLSKQASNAWKY, from the exons ATGGCCACCCCAAAGTTGATGCCTTTTTTCATCCTTGTTGTCTTCCACACAATGCTTTCTTCGAGCTCGGGTTCGAATTCGGATCTTTTTTATCCATCTGCAAAAGGTATCAGAGCAGCCTATTTCCCATCATTTAACTCGTTCTCGCCATCCTCTATAGACACCCAATACTTCACCCACATCTACTATGCTTTCCTCGTACCCGAACCCACCACTTACAAACTCAACGTCACCGAATTCGACCAAGCCAGAATACCCGAATTCATCCGAGCGCTACGGACCAAAAAGCCGGCCGTCACAACCCTCCTGTCTATAGGAGGCGGCGGTAGCAATTCAACCACGTTTGCACTCATGGCTTCCACCCAGGCAACCCGAGAAGCTTTCATCCGCTCCACAATTCAGGTGGCCCGGAAATATGGGTTCCAAGGCCTTGACTTGGACTGGGAGTTTCCAGAAGATGCTGTGGAAATGTCAAATCTTGGCTTGTTGTTCGAGCAATGGAGAAAGGCCCTGGATAATGAGGCTAGAGTTACCGGTAAACCCCGTCTGCTTTTGACCGCCGCAGTATATTATGCTTGGAAATTTACCGTTTATGGCGGTCCAAGATCTTATCCGGCCGCGGCAATAACTAAATATTTGGATTGGGCCAGCCCAATGTGCTTTGATTATCATGGGTCGTGGGATGATTTCACCGGGATGAATGCTGCGTTGTATGATTCCAAGAGTAATATTAGTACCCATTATGGAATCGGGTCGTGGATCGAAGCCGGTGTCCCGCCCAAAAAGCTCGTCATGGGTCTGCCTTTGTACGGGAAGACTTGGACGCTCAAGGACCCGAAAGTGAACGGAATCGGGGCACCGGCTTCGGGTGTTGGGCCGGGGGATGGGATTTTGGTTTACCGCCAAATAGTTGATTTTAACAGCAGAACAAATGCGACCGTCGTGTTTGATGTCGAATCAGCGTCTTATTATTCTTTATCCGGTAGCACTTGGGTCGGGTATGATGGTGTCCGGTCCGCGAACGTGAAGGTTCGGTTCGCTAAGTCTTTGGGCTTGGGCGGATACTTCTTTTGGGCTCTGGGCCAGGACAATGGATGGGACCTATCTAAACAAG CTTCTAATGCTTGGAAATACTGA